DNA sequence from the Opitutales bacterium genome:
AGACACGATCAACCGCTACAGCCCATCAATACTCAGGTTTGATCTCCGCCATCAGGTCTTATGGGATGGCTGTGATTTCGGTATATTAATTTGAAGAATGAAGCCTCCGATCCCCATTCTTCGTTCATTCGACGAAACAAAAGCCAAGGAGTTTTATATCACCTTTTTGGGTTTCAAGGTCGACTGGGAACATCGTTTCGCTGACGACGCGCCCCTCTATATGCAGGTTTCTCGGGGAGACTCTGTGATTCATCTTTCCGAGCACCATGGCGATTGTTCACCAGGGGCCCGAATTCGCATCGAAATGTTGGATCTCGAGGATTACCTCGATCAGCTTCGCACTTCTAGATACAGATATGCTCGCCCTGGCAAGCCGGTGAAGCAGCCGTGGGGACTTAAAGAAGTGACGCTCTATGACCCTTTCAGCAATCGACTGACTTTATATACAGAGTAATGTGATTTTCGGCTAAGGGCACAGGGTATGAATTAGTTTGCGCTCGAAGACACCCCGACAGCGCCGTTGCTACAGTTTGTTGTGGGAATTCTTTAGTTCCCGTCGATCATCCCAAGACCACTCATAAAACCCGCCGTCATAATTCTTGGCACGGTATCCGAGTAGCAGGGCAACGAGAAAAGCGACGCTGGATCGCCAGCCGGTTCCGCAGTAAAAGATGAGTGTGGTCTCTTGGTTCTCCACAGCTGAATCAACAATATCGAGCGTCTTCCAACGTCGTCTGATTCTCTCCAGTTTTGGAAGAATTTCTTGGCGAGGCTGTTGGATCAGGTGCGTCCAGTTACCATGGAAGGTCGCTCCTGGGATGTGCCCTGCGCGTTGGAAGAAAGTGTAATAGTCTTTATGCGATCCGTCGTACTCACCCATGGTGCGCACGTCAACGAGGCGAGCGGCTACTTTGCCTGCCGCCTCAACTTCAGCAGTTGTTGCCAACCATTGTGAGCGCATTTTCCATGAACTCGGCGTAGGTTCCGGTGTGCGTTCATAGTCAGTGTCTCGGCATGTGTATTGGATGTTCTCTACGACATCGCCACCCCAATCGGTCCATGCTGCCAGCCCCCCGTCGAGCATTTTGACAGATTGGACTCCTGCCACCATCAGGCCCCAGGCGATGCGCGCTGCTGAGAGCGTGGCGTCAGGGTCTGTTCCATAGACAACGACGCATGTCTCCGGGCGAATGCCGATCGATTCAAGCGTCTGCACCAATTGCTTATGGGGCATTAGGTTTCCGTCTTCAGGCTTCTGGTAGGAGGGATAATACCGAGAGGACTCCCATCCAGCTTCCAGAAACGATGGGTGCATCCGAACTGCCCCTGGGACGTGCTGGAGAGTCTGCTCTTCCAGTGGAAGTGGATGATCCTGTGATGAGAAATGGGCTTCAATCAGCAAGGGCTTTTCACGTAATCCCAAGCTGATCAGTCCGCTGAGCTGCTGAGGACTGATCAGTTCAAATCCGGTCGTCAAAGATGGAGCTTCATACATCATTTTTAGGACTTAGAGGACAGACGCCTCTCGGTATTTTCTCTCTTGTAATGAGAGTCATTTAAGTTGCGGTAACAGCCAATACATTTTGGCTGTATTTATGCCAAACTCCGAGCCACATCGGAAATCATTACTTCGCCAGATACCGGGGGTCGATACGATCATTACTTTACTGATCGAGAAGGGACACACAAGCGACCTGCTGCTCCCAGTCGTGGCGGCTCGCGTGCGGCAGGCTGTGGAGCGAGAGCGCCGATCTATCCTGGATGGAAAGTCGGCGTGTGCGACCCAAGAGGAGATTGTTGAAGAATTGGCAAAAAACTTAAGCAGTCTGGCTCTGTCACGTCTGCGCGGCGTGATCAATGGCACGGGGGTGGTCCTGCATACCAATCTTGGACGCAGTCCGTTGAGTGCAGGTGCGGTGCGGCGGGTATCCGAAGTTGCCAGTGGCTATTCCAATCTAGAATTCGATCTGGATGTGGGGGGACGTGGTTCTCGGGGTGCCTACCTAGAGCAATGCCTGGCGACGGTGTGTGGGGCGGAGGCCGCTACGGCGGTAAATAACTGCGCATCGGCGCTTATCCTGGCACTAAGATCTTTAATCTCTGATGAGCGCGATGAAGTGATTGTATCGCGCGGAGAGCTGGTGGAGATCGGGGGTGGTTTCCGCATCCCCGAGATTTTGGAAACGAGTGGGGCGCACCTACGTGAGGTTGGAACGACAAACCGAACACGTGGCGCGGATTTCGAGTCAGCTATTGGGCCGAGAACCAGTCTGTTGCTCAAAGTTCACCAGTCGAATTTTTATCAGGAAGGGTTCACTGAGGAGGCGAGTCTGAGTGAGCTAGTTCGCATTGGTGGTGAGCATCACATACCGGTCTTGTTTGATCTAGGTAGCGGTGCTCTGTTTTCCACAGAAAAGTTGGCACCGATTCCTCACGAGCCTCGCGTACCTGAGGCGATTGCTGCCGGGGCGGATCTTGTCTGTGTCAGTGGGGATAAGTTACTCGGGGGGCCTCAAGCTGGGATTCTAGCAGGGAAACAAGAAATCATCGCTCGCTTAAAGAAGAATCCATTTTTCCGTGCTTTGCGTTGCGACAAGATGGTGATCGCTGCCTTGCAAGAAACCGTGGAGGCTTATCTTGAAGATAGTGAGAATCCGGCGCTCCCGCACGCTGAATTCCTCCAGAGATCACTGGAGGGTATTCGAGAGCGGGCAGATAAGATCGTAGCTGCGGTAGCAAGCTCACAATTAAATATTGGCTCAGGCATCTCTCGTTGTGGAGGCGGAACGATGCCCAAGGCTGAAATCCCATCCGTAACGCTCGATATACCTCCTCGCGCCATGAGTCTAGAAGAAGTTGCAAGAAAGCTGCGCATGGGCGAACCTGCAATTATCTCTTATGCCGCTGATGGGCTGTTAAAAATAGATCTGCGCACTGTGTTTAGTCATCAAGATGAGCAGGTTGCATGTGCTTTGAATCAGCTTTTGAATGCCAAGGCGCTGAATAGCACTGTCTAGTTTATGCCATCAACGCGGCATTTTATCGTGGCGACTGCGGGTCATGTGGATCATGGCAAAAGTTCCCTAGTTCAAGCCCTAACGGGTGTGGATACAGACAGGCTGCCTGAAGAAAAATCTCGGGGCCTCACCATTGATCTAGGCTTCGCTCAGTTGGAGTTGCCGAGTCATGATGGCAGTGAGGATATGCTTGCAGTCGGGCTCATTGATGTGCCGGGGCATGCGGACTTTGTTAAGAATATGGTCGCTGGGGTCGGTGCTGTGGATTTAGCGCTCCTTATAGTCGCCGCTGATGACGGATGGATGCCTCAAACCGAGGAGCACGCCCAGATTCTCCAGTATCTGGGTGTGAAAGAAGTATTGGTCGTTCTTACCAAAATTGATCGATTTGAAGACTTGGATTTAGCAATTGCCGATATTGAGGAGCACCTAGAAGGCACTCCATGGGAAGGCGCTGAGATCGTTGAGATCTCGGCTGCAAAGGCCATTGGAATCGAGCAACTTAAAGGGGCAATAGGTGCGCGGCTAAGCTCCTTAGAAACATCGAAAGACATAAATAAACCGAGGTTGCCGATAGATCGTGTTTTTCCAATAAAGGGCGCAGGCACTGTGGTGACAGGCACGTTGTCATATGGACAGATTTCTACGAGCGATCATTTGGTCGTCCAGCCAGCAGGCATTCCGATTGCGATTCGGGAGATACAAGCTCATCATGCTAAACGCAAGGTAGCGCCGCCTGGATCACGCGTGGCGCTCAATATAACGGGTGTATCTCGTGAGGATCGAGACCTTATTGGTCGTGGCTCGATTATATGCAATGATACCTCTGGTGAAGCTAGCAATTGTGTGCATGCAGCGACCCGGTGCGTGGATCGGAGTGATGTTATCATGCGGGCAAACCGCCATATCAAGGCAGGTAGAGAGCTATTTTTTCATTTCGGAAGTGGAACGATGCGTACCCGAATTTTTTTAGCTCCAGACTCTTCCCTGGAATCAGCGAGCTGGCTCTTCGTTGAATTGCGATTCTATGCACCCATCTGTTGTTGGGTAGGGGACCGCTTCGTTTTGAGAGACCTGTCGGGCAGACATACATTAGCCGGTGGGATAGTATTAGATCCGTCGGCGCCTCAGCGTTCGCTGCGTAAGACCGAGCAGGTAGCCTTGTTAAGAGCACGTCTGGGTCAGCCGCAGTCATTGGAGGCACTCATGATGAGTCAAATTAAACGTGATAGAGCTCGTCGATCAGAAGGTTTTCTAGCTGCATCGCCCCATGCTGAGTATGCTATTTCTGCTGGCATTGAACAGCTAGGCCGCGATGGCCGAATTCTTGAGTCCTGCGGTTGGCTGTTAGACTCTGCTTGGTGGCGTGAGGTGAGTGATTTGGTTTTGAACCCGCTTCACCGGTTTCATCAGAAGCAGCCAGAGCGTTTGGGTATGCCTGTTACTGTGTTCCGAAAGCATCTAGCTGAGGCGCTACCGGACAAGCGGCTGACGGATTCAATCCTCCAT
Encoded proteins:
- a CDS encoding VOC family protein, whose protein sequence is MKPPIPILRSFDETKAKEFYITFLGFKVDWEHRFADDAPLYMQVSRGDSVIHLSEHHGDCSPGARIRIEMLDLEDYLDQLRTSRYRYARPGKPVKQPWGLKEVTLYDPFSNRLTLYTE
- a CDS encoding L-seryl-tRNA(Sec) selenium transferase, with the protein product MPNSEPHRKSLLRQIPGVDTIITLLIEKGHTSDLLLPVVAARVRQAVERERRSILDGKSACATQEEIVEELAKNLSSLALSRLRGVINGTGVVLHTNLGRSPLSAGAVRRVSEVASGYSNLEFDLDVGGRGSRGAYLEQCLATVCGAEAATAVNNCASALILALRSLISDERDEVIVSRGELVEIGGGFRIPEILETSGAHLREVGTTNRTRGADFESAIGPRTSLLLKVHQSNFYQEGFTEEASLSELVRIGGEHHIPVLFDLGSGALFSTEKLAPIPHEPRVPEAIAAGADLVCVSGDKLLGGPQAGILAGKQEIIARLKKNPFFRALRCDKMVIAALQETVEAYLEDSENPALPHAEFLQRSLEGIRERADKIVAAVASSQLNIGSGISRCGGGTMPKAEIPSVTLDIPPRAMSLEEVARKLRMGEPAIISYAADGLLKIDLRTVFSHQDEQVACALNQLLNAKALNSTV
- the selB gene encoding selenocysteine-specific translation elongation factor, producing MPSTRHFIVATAGHVDHGKSSLVQALTGVDTDRLPEEKSRGLTIDLGFAQLELPSHDGSEDMLAVGLIDVPGHADFVKNMVAGVGAVDLALLIVAADDGWMPQTEEHAQILQYLGVKEVLVVLTKIDRFEDLDLAIADIEEHLEGTPWEGAEIVEISAAKAIGIEQLKGAIGARLSSLETSKDINKPRLPIDRVFPIKGAGTVVTGTLSYGQISTSDHLVVQPAGIPIAIREIQAHHAKRKVAPPGSRVALNITGVSREDRDLIGRGSIICNDTSGEASNCVHAATRCVDRSDVIMRANRHIKAGRELFFHFGSGTMRTRIFLAPDSSLESASWLFVELRFYAPICCWVGDRFVLRDLSGRHTLAGGIVLDPSAPQRSLRKTEQVALLRARLGQPQSLEALMMSQIKRDRARRSEGFLAASPHAEYAISAGIEQLGRDGRILESCGWLLDSAWWREVSDLVLNPLHRFHQKQPERLGMPVTVFRKHLAEALPDKRLTDSILHILKQSELVFQGTVVRHKSHRPKLNPTLQLKEKRIIELLNKDPENPPSRSDSIKDADDARVLRFLFESGAAIELNEKTLISRQGFEALRQQVVATIRENGPATTGELRQKIPTSRRIFVPFLEKLDADGVTVRTEDRRSLSENWL